Below is a genomic region from Ictalurus furcatus strain D&B chromosome 27, Billie_1.0, whole genome shotgun sequence.
TCAATGTTACTGGTAAAACTCCATTTATAAATCTGCAATACTAATCAGATTATTCAAGTGTGTGAGTGCAGATTAGATGACTGTTCTAACGTAGGGCATATTTCATGTGGCCTGGAGTACATGGGGACTGTGACTGGGACCAACTAAATTTTTTTAGGAAATATCACGTGcatgtacaaacaaaaaaaacaataactacACAAGCAGGATTCATAAAAAGTAATCTGGATTTCAAACCTGTTCACAGCTACctttaaatgtcaaaaatgtttacTGTATATCTCATTTCTGCGTTTTTTGTGCACTAGATTATTAGAAATAAGTAGGATTGTAAGAAGGATACCGTCACCTGTTTCTGAAGCTGAATGTCTCGGATTGCAGGTGCAGGCTTTGACCGAGAAGCCAGTGCTCGCTGTTCGTTGGTTCATTCCCAGTCTGTGCTGCAGCGGCGAAGGAAACTAAGGAGGCGGAAAACTATCACAGGCATTCCCAGACGAGTGCAACAAGACATGGGTATGACTACCTGATACACTATGCTCATTCAATGTcttatcgtgtgtgtgttttgttcgttttgtcttttttagaATATGCTTTGGAATCACATTTTTGATTTTACAGTTGAAATGTAACCTATATTAACAACACCATCTAGGCCTAATATGTTAGGTTTGCTTTTAAAGCTGAGTATTATGCTGATTAAGCAACTTAGCTATGAATTGTTGATTGCAAATGAGATTGAGAACTATTTTCTAATGAGAATGTCTttgaataacaaaacaaaaaaaatgtatggttCATTTAAGCAATTTTATCTACAGTTTATGCATCTGCAACGTTTTATAGGCACCTAAAGCCTGTCCAAAGCTGCCTATAGCTATTAGCTCATAAACTAGCATAAAATGCATGTTGAAACATACATTATATCTTGGTTGACATACCAACTGTAATTCTCCAGCAACTTACAGGTTGGCAGCtcaattatttattgtaaaataaaaacacaatgtcATTACCGGAGGCTCTGATAAAACCTGCACCATTACACTCGGAATTACTGTTGGTATGTCAACCAATGTTAATGTTCTCTAGAACTCGATTATAAATcatgtacagtagcactacttgtattgttctccgcttgatatatcgctttgcttgtatttcctcacttgtaagtcgctttggataaaagcgtccgctaaatgaataaatgtgaacgTAACTTTAagctaaaacacacatttctggGATCTTGTGGTATTTTTCATGATGTAGCAAATGCTTCCAGttatgttttaattaacagtGATGCTAATGTCGTAACTGATGAGATATGGTAGGTTTCAATGATTTCGTTAAAGGTAGGTCTCTGACAAACTACCTTGGAATTTGAAACTGCAGGTAGCTCATGAACAGGAAGGTCAGTTTGCCAGAATTTTCCTTCTTCTGTCATTTATAACAGCAATGCAGCAACGCTTCTTTCTTCACCTTAAGTCATTAAGGCTTTGAAGCATTAAACATCACACTTACTTGAAATTTTCGTTAACAATCAGTTAAAAatcattcgtttttttttttatacagtaacCTTTTGTATCTAATTGACTAAATCAAAACTTGAGTTGTAAGATGCTCTTACTTTTCACCAGACTCAGATGAATCTCCTGTGGCCAGAGAACGATCTACGGTAGCCCACGGCAACCAACACATGTCCCTGTACCAGGAGGAGTTGTCACTTAGTGGCCGGACACTAAACACCAAGGACTCTGGCTGCCAGACCGATGACTTCTTGATTGCTGCTCCGTCCCGTAGGCGTATCCGTGCACAGAGGGGCCAAGGAATTCCGGCTTCCCTCTCCCACTCCACTGGTAATATCACTTCATTACCAGATCGTTCGGATCCAACCTACACCACTGCTTTGGGCACTCGTCTGCGTTCAAGAAGTTTGCCCCGAGAAGGAAGTCGGCTCCGGGACAATGAGCAAGATGacagcgatgatgatgatgatgatgatgatgatgaggaagatgacGAAGAGCTCTCTCCTTATGAGCCTGAGGACTTCCTGCCAGGTCCAGGACGGAGGATGCTCAAGGATGAGGAGGAGAGCACAGATGACCAAGCCATGCCAGAGCTCCAGTTGGAAAGTTTAAAGCGGATACAGCATGGAGGTAGTCCTGAAAATGCTTGGATTGAGAGGGGTAGGTCTCGGCTTCCGCGTAACTCTGACATGGGAAGCTGTGAGATCTCCTCCAGCTCAGACACCTTCAGCAGCCCCATCCACTCTGTCTCGACCACAGGTGTGCTTGGCAGCCAAATTGACCACAAAGAAGACCATCAGTCTTCGAGTGGAAACTGGAGCGGAAGCAGCTCAACATGCCCTTCACAGACCTCAGAAACACTACCACCAGCTGCCTCACCTCCCTTGACTGGTTCTTCACACTGTGATTCAGAACTGTCTCTCAACACTGGGTCTCATATAATTGACGATACTACTGGCTTCATTATTGACCCCTACCACATGGACAGGTCACAAGGTCAGGGACACAGGTCTAGTTCATTCACTTCTTCAGCTACAGATCAGATGGATGATGCAGGTGTTAGTACTGCTAGTGATGGGGAGTGGAACTGCAACCAGGACCAGCAGGATCAACCCTGTCCTCCAGACTTTAGCCCAAAGCGCTCTCGGGAAGATGAGAGTGGCATAAGTTGTCCCAGTTATTCTAGTGGAGAAACTTATGAATGCTTTAGTGGGCAAACTTCGGGTGAAATATTAGAGAGCTCTACACATTACACTGTTGACACGGAAGGCTTCTACACCTCTGTTCACTTGGACTGTGGTTTTAAAGGTAGCAGAAGCTATTGCAACTATGCAGCCATTGACCCCGACTGTGGCCCAAGTGGGAACATTGCACCTGGCATGGGTGAATACCCTCAACCAGATTACAAGGGAGCGAGTACACTTGGAAGAGGGTGTCTTTCTTTAAGAAAACCAAAGGCTAAGCCACCCCCACCAAAACGTAGCTCTTCTTTAAAGGAAACGAACAGCAGTGTGGATGTTCAAGAGCAGAATGAACCAAAGATTACTAGTGAGCTGCCCCTGCCTTTGTCTTCCAGGGAGATGAAGCTGCAGCTGGAGTTGGCTGGTTCTGACAGGCACCTTGACACTGCAGGTCTCTGTGACAAGCAGCTTGGCACCTGGGGTGTAGAGAATATCAGAGAAATGCTAGACTGCTCCTCTCCATTTAGTTCTTCTGACACACATTCTTTTAAGGATGAGGGTGCTGTGCAGTCAGACTATGCAGACCTTTGGCTCCTTAATGACTTGAAATCCAGTGATCCTTACAGGTCACTGTCCAACTCCAGCACTGCTACGGGTACAACAGTTATTGAATGTGTCAAGTCACCAGAGAATCTGGCAACTCAGGCCTGTTGCCCCAGGTCAAGACCCACCTCACCAACACTTCCACCACAAGAAGGTGACTTCAGACTGGGCTCTCCTGAGAAACTTGCAGCATTGGCATCCCCATCAAGTGGATATTCCAGTCAGTCAGAGACACCTACATCTTCCTTTCCATCTGCATTCTTCCCAGCTCCACTTTCCCCAACCAGTGGCAAGAGGAAACCCAAAGTGCCAGAAAGAAAatcatcactctcctctcttcaacagcagcagcagcttgtCCATCGAGATGCAAGCTCTTCCTGCAGGAGAGATATGGATTCCCAGGCACCACCTAGTCACCTTGACCTAAGTGCTCTTCACACCAAGCCCTTTGCCCACAGGAACCAGATACACCTCCTTCATCAGAACAAACAGAaagcagctgcagcagcagctGCATTAGCAGAAGCTCGTGCTGCTGCAAGTGCAGAGGCTTCAAGCTCAAGCCACACGGCAATCACTGCAACTGTTCTGAGGTCAGTTCATCTGCGATCTACTGATAAACCAGCAGAGGGCAACCATGGATCTGAGCACTCTAATGCTGATCAATCAACTCGACCCAAGTGTCCCACAGTAACAGTTGAGACTATGCCTGCTGACAACAGGTATAACAGGAAACCACCAGCCTACAAACCACCTGCTGTGCAGCAGTGTGAATCTCAGTGCCCACCTCCAGAAGCCATTGTTATACAACATGAGGGGATTAAAATCAGGCAGGAAAGGCATGGCCCGGGAACGTACTGGGCCATGACAGCATTCAGAACACCTGTGCAACCAACCAACGAACAAGAAGACTTCTTAACCCCAACAGCCCAAGCTTGTGAGATGCGTGATGATCAGCAAGAAGCAGAGTGCAACAGGTATACAGATGAGGAACAAGCATTGTCAGATGAAAGTGTTAAATGTGAACACAGTCAAGCACCCAGGCCACAACCTCTGGCAGAACCATCGTTGAAATTGAGCAGCACACTGTCTCCTCCTGCTTACAGCGAAATACGCAGGAGTGACTTTGTACTGTGCAACAGCCCAGATAAATTGCCCGCCAGAAGTTTAGAATCCTcgtcacacacttacacaatgGGTGACATCAAAAGCAAAGAGGAGGCGTATGAGACATGTGTCACTACCAGAAGTGCCTCACATGATGGACATGAGGACGAGTCAACCCCAGACACAGAAGACTACTTCAGCAAAGGTAATAGAGATTGAAACGTATTAATAGAAGCgcagaaatgcatttttatagGGGGGAAATAAAAGTCTTCTAcgttgcataaaaaaaaaagaatttcaaaagactgtcattttttttcccacagacTCAACGCCTAGTGACAATTCAAATTCTCCTCTGACTGACGACTCTAAGTTTGATGATGATAGTATATTCCCTTCGCCTAATAAACTACGCACAACTGAAGATCTGTTTGCCATGATACACAGgtaatctcaaatatttaaaaaaaaaaaaaattaatatgctGTATACAAGATATACTAAAATATATGATAACTTATTTTGGTGGCCATAAGAATCATTTTTCATAGTATATGTAATCCTGTCATCTTGTAATCCTGTGCAACTTTACCGGAATTATTTTAGATCGAAGAGGAAAGTTCTTGGGCGGAAAGACTCAGGGGAGCTCAATGGAAAGAGTCGTCTTGGTGTCGCTCCTGTCACTGGTCCAGTTAGTCATCCTGTGACATGTCCAATCATTCCAACTATCCCAGCTCCTGCATCCGGCTCTCAGAGAGCACCAGGACCCATTTACAGGAGTGCCAAAAAATCCAGCACCTCCAATGAGGAGTTTAAGTTACTGCTGCTGAAGAAGGGCAGTCGCACCGACTCCAGTTACCGCATGTCTGCAACAGAAATCCTCAAGAGCCCCATCACTCCCAAGTCCCCAGGTGAAATAGAGGCTTCCAGGCAACCAGAGGAACCCCCTTCACCAATGCAGGAGTCTCCAGCCAGCACAGAGCCACTCCCCAGTACTTTCCCCAAGGCAAATATCGAGGGTTTCTCTACAAAAACCCTTACTATGTCTGCTGCCTCCAGGCAAGGTCGTTCTAGGGTCCCACCTGCAGCCAGCAGCAGCAGGTACAGTACTCGCAGCCGGCTATACACTGCCCCCATGCAGGCAATCTCTGAAGGAGAAACTGAAAACTCTGATGGAAGTCCACATGATGACCGCTCCTCCTAGTGGTATCTTTTGTCCCTtctggtatttttattttttttaaccaatgacaaaacaacaaatccctcagaataaaaatagaataaaatacagAACAATAAAGTGATATATGGGCATATTTCCCTCAATTCTATTAGATCTTAAAATTAAGAATTAAGTGGAAAAAAGTCCCCTTGTTCACTTTGAACTTTGTATTCCATTAATTGAGTGAACTTTTGTTAAGCTATTAGAACTTGTGCTACCACAAGTACTACTTGTGGTAGCGGTACTTTTTGTATATGGATGCGTGATGGATATTGATTCCTAAAAACCAAACCACTAGCCAatcctttcttttattttttttccactcataAAATGTGAAAGGTGTACATTGTGTGTAGATGTAGAAAACATATCACTTTACTTTCAGGTTCCTTCATCTTCAGATTTCGTTCACAAAGTGATTAGTATTGGGTAGGGTGCAAAATTAAAAGGAAATGTTAGACACGACCCTGCTAAAGTCTCAGTCAGGAAGTATCGAAGTACTCCAAGCTTCCCCAAGATCAGTTGGTGTTTTTAAAGTGAATTTACATATAACTAGCACATGTGGACTGTAGCATTGTCGACACTTGTTATTACAGTACCAAATACCGACCTTCCCAATGTTGTGAATCATAATTGGGACTTTAGTTAGGCTTACACAGGACAATCACACTGTGGCCTTTCCTAACAGACGCTCTGTAAATTCAGGAGGACAGAATGAGTCTCCAGGATTATAGGCATTTTTCTATGGCTGAGAACTCTCTGTGCATAAAGGAATTGGTTTGCAAAACCTGCAAATATTTTGCACTTGTTCGGAGATTGGCAAAGATAATTCCTTTAAACATCCTGGATACAAAGGAATGGTGCAATGTTCATGTATGATAGAAATGAGCCCATGTGTTAGTTCTCACATGACATTAAGAGCATATATTTTCAGTTACCGGCGGCCATGTTGCTTTTAACTATCGTTCTCTTAACACCAGCTTTGAGCGTAGACTACCAGAAAAGATTctgttatattttacattttaaagcacTTAATTATGTTAATTGTGTATACATTTTTTAGGTGTAGGACATGACGGGGTTTAACGTCTAAGATGAATACAATAGTAATGAAATCACGAACTGTATTCTATGAATACCCTTAACGTTGTGCAAGCTGTTTACTTTGAATTCAGTTTgcagtgatttattttattttatttttttctccattcagCAAGAGATGTTAGAAATTAGTGAGATTTGTCAAGCTTACACTGTGCCGAAAAGCGGAGGATGGACAAGCTGTGAATCAGTGCATTTCAGATCATGGTTTTCTGCTGAGTACTGTCACGGTGCTCCCTTTCCcctttttttgtcttctgtACAGCATGCAATAAGGGTCTATAATTCATAGGGACATACTTAcctgaagggggaaaaaaaatctttttcaaaTCATTTGCATTCATTGAGTATTTGTATGTTCAGTAGGTGATCTGTTTTATGTGTATGTtgatgtttgatttatttttatttttttgtatgtatagACTCAGCTTTATATCCCTTGTGTGGAAGAACTGGACAATCTGTTAAAGCACTGTtggtataaaagaaaaatataatacaaatctAGAGAATTCCGTGGACAGGTTTAGACTAGATGGGTGTATCTGACGGATATCTGCGCTGGTTCTGGGGAAAGATTGTGGAAAAGAAAGGGGATCAACTTTGAATGATCAACTGTTTTGCGTTTATGTAGCTGCATCTCTTCGTTGCTGATTTGCAATGCTAGGAGAATGCTTTGCtcattatttgtatatatgtggTTGTGTGactaacaaatatatataaaaaaaataagtcagcCTTTTTTTCTGGACTGTTCAGTTACCATGTACTGTATGTCCTGACAATACTTTATGTATGTCCTGACAATACTttgtataaattttttttatatatgctaTAACAGTACTCCAGTAACAGCATTCACTGAAAAATGTTCCATATGCTTTCCATTATTTTTTTAGTCTAatatcatctttttttcttttttttttaaaaaatcagaacACTGAAAACATACGGACTGTACCTTTTAATCTGTGTTTGGTCATATGCATACCTATAGAAATACGAAATCTGTAAAATCCTCTATTAGATTGCAACATTTAATaggaataaaatatcaaatatttttcattaagGGATATTTTATCCAGagaattattttgttaatgAATATAGAAAAGATTAATGATAAAGCTTTATTTAACTAAAAAGGTTATGATTGAACATATTTCATATCAGGGGTGTATTAGCCAATGGTAAAATACTGTACTTATTTAAAACGAAATATTTCTAATTCGCTGTAAACTTGCATAATTTACATATTTGCTGTAAGATATGAAACTTAATTCAGCTGTTTTTGGTGCTCTAAACTGATTTTATACCCAGGTCATATTCTGTTATTAATTCCATTGCCATTAAACATGCCATTTGTCATTTTCATAGCAGCTTTTTAAAATCCCACCAACTGGCTTATGTAAGAAGATACCTTCAACACTAGTGACATCATAAATCTTAAGATATTGTAGCAGTGTACATGTATTTGCCCATGTTATCTTCCTATTACAAAACTCCGATTACGGTAGCTGTATTTTAGGATTTTAGGAATCCTAAACATTGTTCAGGCTTTACATTGACATCTGTATTGGAAAAGGAGAATGAAATGCAAAGCCTTTAGCAGTATTTGTTCCGAAGTTTAGCTTCATCCGACTGTCAGTACCTCAGCGTCCAATCACATGTTCAGAGGAAATAATTTCCAATCAGGTCACATACTGCTGTTTCATGTCCTCACTGAATCTTACTGTAGCTTGTGTTTTCCTTTAATGAAATGATTACACATATCACCGGATATATCACACTGCACAAATGGGGAAGCACATTATGCTTTTGCCAAAGGGTTGTACAGGTACGAACGTGAATAAAAGAAGTAAAGAAACCAGAAACTGGATGAATGGCCGGGGGTTAAACTGCAAAAGTCTCTGTGCTGGACAGCATTGTCACTCAACGTCTCTTCACTTCAGATCGCAtctgttttttgtatttttgtataaaCATGTACATACGATCTTTttaaagaagcaaacaaaaaatTGTTACACGgtcgtttgttttttgtttttttgtttttttttgtaaaaatgttttcaaagtTTACATTAATTACACGCCTTTGTATACTTTTGAGCTGTGCAACTCTCTGTGtccttgtatttattttttagtaaaCATTGTGACAATTTCCATTGTAAATTTAAACCATTCCTTGCCAGCCCAACTGGCTTGCTTAGTAACTGTGCATAGAGAAGGCCAATAAATGtgactgcattaaaaaaaagaacctcagttgtttttatttcatttgattttgattgattgattgattggttggttggataAATGGTGGTTTTGTTGGTTGTTTGAGTGAATGATTGgctggatggttggttggatgggtgattgattgattgattgattgattgattgattgattgattggataAATGGTGGTTTTGATGGTTGTTTGAGTGAATGATTGGCTGGATGGTTGGTTgggtgattgattgattgactgattgattgattgattggataAATGGTGGTTTTGATGGTTGTTTGATTGAATGATTGGCTGGATGGTTGGTTgggtgattgattgattgattgattgattgattggataAATGGTGGTTTTGATGGTTGTTTGAGTGAATGATTGACTGGATGGTTGGTTgggtgattgattgattgattggataAATGGTGGTTTTGATGGTTGTTTGAGTGAATGATTGGCTGGATGGTTGGTTgggtgattgattgattgactgattgattgattgattggataAATGGTGGTTTTGATGGTTGTTTGAGTGAATGATTGGCTGGATGGTTGGTTGGGTGGTTgggtgattgattgattgattggataAATGGTGGTTTTGATGGTTGTTTGATTGAATGATTGGCTGGATGGTTGGTTGGgtgattgattggttgattgattgattgattggataAATGGTGGTTTTGATGGTTGTTTGAGTGAATGATTGGCTGGATGGGTGGTTGGTTgggtgattgattgattgattgatggtACATTCTCATGAAAATAGACCCAACATGTAAGCCCTACATAAAGCATGTAAACTTACTTTTCAATGGTATTCAGTGTTACCAAATTACCTCACAACCATTGGCTCTGCTCTGCTCTTTTCTGAACTCACAGCACATACAGTTGCACAGACTATGGCATCCCCAATCAGGTCATCGATTCACAAGCATAGCGCTGAGGGACCACACCGAAGGACTAATGGCCCAAGACAACAAGTTGACCAGCTTACATCAGTGAACCAGCTTTGTTGTGATGTGCACATTAAACTTTTTATTGTCATAACACTTATGTAGTACTAATGAAACAATGACAATGACGGCAGATAATAATGTCTTTGGAGTCACAAATAATACACCAAACCAAATACTACTGTCCTAAATGGTTTATCAGTACACCAGGTGCATCAATATTATGTAGGCATTCTATTTAATAGTCCTGACCCTGCAGCTGGTTGTGTGAAAGAAAAAGGCATTACTAACTAGAAATTATTAAAAGCACAAGTATTTACTTTCATATGCACCATCAAccaccaggatgcactgtggtgcccttttttttttaatcaaggtaAACTGACATGATTATGCCTGCTGTGAAACACTACTGCTTTACAGTAATATAACACAATAAGGCAAGCAACACTCTCCTTACCAGGGTTAAAGTAAATTTTCCAAGTTGATccaaatgaattaataaattactACTAGAAGAGGGGGCTAATAGCATGTAGCTTTGATATAGCAGTTCATTAAGCCTCTTCAATTATGGGCTTGAATTCTGCATGTAAGGCTTGGCTGAAtcgaagtgaagtgaagtggaGATGGCAAATTCTGGACTCTAATCCCAGAGTGCAATGCAGAGTGCAATATGACACTTGCTTGGCTAGTTTAAATGATCAGAAGTCCATTTGATGAGACAATATAgtatttattgactttataCTGCGTTATGTTGCATATTATTTCATGTAACCAGAAGAGGGCAGTACAGAACATCATACTCAGTGGGCTGAAGCTAGAAACGTTTCCTTTGGCAACCCCTAAaatctttctccttttttttcagtttagaAGTGGAGAATAAAATGATTCAGTGCATTACCAAGCTCTTTAATATGCTTAAAATATCAGTAAACTGTTTTATGCAGTGCCACAAAATCCTGTTATGAACCAGACTTTATCCATCTCACCATGTGAATCAGTAAAAcatcactggggagaaaaaaacaaccttcaAACACTCTTCAGTTGAAGTGGAAGCCCACAATGCACCACTCAGTACTCTGTAGGAAACTAAAACCCAGCCATTGAGAGCTGATTAAGGTGGTAGATGCGACGTGGTTAAAGGCCGATTAAGAGGGCTGCTCCATGGTCGTCCCCTCTGACCTGTAGGCTTTTAGGCTTTGGGACACTGGGAAGATTTCAGTCTTTGAGGCAAACAGTGAAAACAATGAGCCTTTTAGGGATGACGAGCGAAAAAGGCCATGATGACCACATTCAAATTCCTCACTCCTCTATGCAACCTCCAGACCTAATTCAGTTATGTGGCTGATAATAAGATATACCATGGCCTGGTGAAACTCACATCTACATCAAGAAGTACAGTTTGCTCATATTGTGCATCGTATGACAAAACTAATTCAATGACAACATTTATATCCTGTGGGAaacacatcacatcatcatAATCTGTCATGTTGCCATGATACATTCCTTGTAATAGTGTTCTGCGAGAATGAATCCTAATCATAATGTATATTACATTGATATTATTCTCCTAATCTAAATGATAGTAATTACGTTTATAAGAAATGGCACAAGTGCTAAATTACCACCTGCAGTGCTGCATCAACGTAGTGGTGCTTTAACACCTACAATGTAAATGTCAGTTcttacagtgttgaattaagACCTACATTGCTAAATTACCTTAAAGCAGAGTTTCTAAAAGAGGTACAGCCGGGGTTTAGAGGTACAACCATCAATGGGTTTAGTCTGTTGTTACTGCCTGAAAAACCCACAGTCATTAAAGTTGTATTTATTGAGTTAGAgttcttattgtttttatacCCGGTTTGTTTGGTCACTTGAAATGAATCCAAATCtcaataactaaataataataataataataataataataataataataataataataataataagtaaacaaacaaacaaacaaataaataaataaatgcctatAGACTGGATCTAAAGTCAGGTGGATTCAGGACTGAAATGCTCTAATAGTCTTGAAATGCTTGAATAATGAGGCTAATGTTTGTAGAgttcataaaatacatttatttattcgtttttgtttgttctttaagTCCCTGGTGgcaaaaggtttgagaaccccttccttggagtatttatttatttatttatttattattaatattattattattatatacccCAGATgtgctattactattattattattagtagtagtagtagtagtagtagtagtagtagtagtatatacCCCAGATgtgctattattattgttgttgttgttgttataataataataataattattattattattattattattattattattattattatgctgaaGAATGTCATTTCAAGAATGtatgttcacacacactcacacacacaaatctagtTAGTGTGAGTGACTTGAAATAAAGCCAGCAGTGTGTATTCAGATgcttgtgtgattgtgtgatccaCCTCCAGTGGAACAGTGTGATGGTCTTGAGCAGAACAGAAGGCTGTCCATGGAGTGCACTGCTTATCGCGACTGCCCAATAACACACTTCCAACAGAAAAACCCCGGTATGCAGTCTCAGTATCGGAGCGGTTAacgtggctgtgtgtgtgtgtgtgtgtgtgtgtgtgtgatgaaagaGGATTCCAGCTGTATACGCGTACGAGAGGTAAGACCTGGGggtaatttattcatatttataaacaCACGTATTCATTTGCGCGCAGTTACTCCGCGTATTTGGAGCGTATTTGGACTGCGCACTTCCGCTGCTGTGTGGATATTTACTCCACTCGATTACTCCTTTcctctgttttgttgttgttgttgttgttgatgtgcAGAAGTGAAGGTATATGACTAGTGCTCTTTTAGGGTTTATTATCAGCTGTAGCAAAGCAAACGGCGATAAAGGAGCGGTCACAAAACCAAACCGAGCCATGAAATGGTTTATAAACGCAGCCGCCAGACCAACCCAACAACCAGCAGTAGTCTGGTGCTCACTGCGTGGGTATCAGCTACATGACGTGCTCCATGTTCC
It encodes:
- the nhsb gene encoding actin remodeling regulator NHS encodes the protein MITLACCVPIRSRAVSNLDVESKLTSHYQAPWHQQHSVFHPSTRQPCLEELHRHAQFSLRALHREQRQRSTSRERNRVTISISVAPPMPTFPSPHSIRRQDQRSRHSHMVSVITVIVLASRMALGLCLLIEIGGNLLFWRLFWFLIRLSFPIMQQERPSREVESQPAQRKHERSRPTSPTTCCVFIPWMRKVGTNTNTDGELVALGHRPKCPIPNVPTTLDKQTNWSKALPLPTPDERVKNESQVISSCIIPINVTGAGFDREASARCSLVHSQSVLQRRRKLRRRKTITGIPRRVQQDMDSDESPVARERSTVAHGNQHMSLYQEELSLSGRTLNTKDSGCQTDDFLIAAPSRRRIRAQRGQGIPASLSHSTGNITSLPDRSDPTYTTALGTRLRSRSLPREGSRLRDNEQDDSDDDDDDDDDEEDDEELSPYEPEDFLPGPGRRMLKDEEESTDDQAMPELQLESLKRIQHGGSPENAWIERGRSRLPRNSDMGSCEISSSSDTFSSPIHSVSTTGVLGSQIDHKEDHQSSSGNWSGSSSTCPSQTSETLPPAASPPLTGSSHCDSELSLNTGSHIIDDTTGFIIDPYHMDRSQGQGHRSSSFTSSATDQMDDAGVSTASDGEWNCNQDQQDQPCPPDFSPKRSREDESGISCPSYSSGETYECFSGQTSGEILESSTHYTVDTEGFYTSVHLDCGFKGSRSYCNYAAIDPDCGPSGNIAPGMGEYPQPDYKGASTLGRGCLSLRKPKAKPPPPKRSSSLKETNSSVDVQEQNEPKITSELPLPLSSREMKLQLELAGSDRHLDTAGLCDKQLGTWGVENIREMLDCSSPFSSSDTHSFKDEGAVQSDYADLWLLNDLKSSDPYRSLSNSSTATGTTVIECVKSPENLATQACCPRSRPTSPTLPPQEGDFRLGSPEKLAALASPSSGYSSQSETPTSSFPSAFFPAPLSPTSGKRKPKVPERKSSLSSLQQQQQLVHRDASSSCRRDMDSQAPPSHLDLSALHTKPFAHRNQIHLLHQNKQKAAAAAAALAEARAAASAEASSSSHTAITATVLRSVHLRSTDKPAEGNHGSEHSNADQSTRPKCPTVTVETMPADNRYNRKPPAYKPPAVQQCESQCPPPEAIVIQHEGIKIRQERHGPGTYWAMTAFRTPVQPTNEQEDFLTPTAQACEMRDDQQEAECNRYTDEEQALSDESVKCEHSQAPRPQPLAEPSLKLSSTLSPPAYSEIRRSDFVLCNSPDKLPARSLESSSHTYTMGDIKSKEEAYETCVTTRSASHDGHEDESTPDTEDYFSKDSTPSDNSNSPLTDDSKFDDDSIFPSPNKLRTTEDLFAMIHRSKRKVLGRKDSGELNGKSRLGVAPVTGPVSHPVTCPIIPTIPAPASGSQRAPGPIYRSAKKSSTSNEEFKLLLLKKGSRTDSSYRMSATEILKSPITPKSPGEIEASRQPEEPPSPMQESPASTEPLPSTFPKANIEGFSTKTLTMSAASRQGRSRVPPAASSSRYSTRSRLYTAPMQAISEGETENSDGSPHDDRSS